The Bradyrhizobium sp. CCBAU 051011 DNA segment TCGATCGGCCCGAGCTTCGCCTATCTGGATCCGGGTTCCGGCAGCATGCTCCTGACCGCCATCCTCGGCGTGCTGGCCGCGACGACCTACACGTTGAAGGGCTACTTCCACAAGGCAACCACCCTGTTCCGCAGGAATCGACCCGAAGCCGGCGATGCTGCGGGGCGGACCAAGGATTGATCGCTTCATCCGTAGCCGGCGATGCGGCTTCGTGAAACGAGACTTTCTGAAACGAGACCTGGAGAGCTCGCTCTCGAACCGATGCAACGACCTGCCGCCGCGACCAATAGAATTCGAAGGACATGACCCCCGAGCACGGCTCATTTCGCGACGCGAGCAATCGAATTTTCTATCACGACGGCGCAGTGTTTCGAAGCCTGAGTGCGGAAGCAACCGCCAACTGGCATCAGCTCCGGCAAACGGCGTTCTTTCAGCGACTCGTGGAAAGCGGCGCGGTCATCGCCACCGAGACGGAAGACCGCCCGGAGATCATGGCGCAGCTCTCCGGCCGATGGGCCGGCGTCGTGCGGCACGAGCGGCTGGCGTTCATCTCGTATCCCTATGAGTGGCCGTTTTGGATGTTGAAGGATGCGGCGCTGCTGCATCTCGACGTGCTCTCGCAAGCGCTGGAGAACGGCTGGACGCTGAAGGACGGCTCCGCCTACAACATGCAATGGCGCGGGCAGCAGCCTGTCTTCATCGACGTCTCGTCATTCGAGCCTTATCGTGACGGCGACTCCTGGACCGGATATCGCCAGTTCTGCATGATGTTCATCATCCCCCTGCTCCTCAAGGCGCATCGCGACATCCAGATTGCACATTTGCTGCGGAGCAATCTCGAAGGCGTCGATCCCGAGGAGGCGCTTAAATTCATCTCATGGCGCGACATTTGCCGGCGCGGCGTCTTTACCCATCTCTACCTGCATGCACGCCTGCAGGCCCACGCCAAGCGGGCCGAAGCGCGGACGTCGTCCACGAACACCGCGCCGGCAACATGGCCGGTCCGGCAGACGCGCGAGATGACGCTGCGCATGGTCCAATCGATCAGGCG contains these protein-coding regions:
- a CDS encoding class I SAM-dependent methyltransferase — encoded protein: MTPEHGSFRDASNRIFYHDGAVFRSLSAEATANWHQLRQTAFFQRLVESGAVIATETEDRPEIMAQLSGRWAGVVRHERLAFISYPYEWPFWMLKDAALLHLDVLSQALENGWTLKDGSAYNMQWRGQQPVFIDVSSFEPYRDGDSWTGYRQFCMMFIIPLLLKAHRDIQIAHLLRSNLEGVDPEEALKFISWRDICRRGVFTHLYLHARLQAHAKRAEARTSSTNTAPATWPVRQTREMTLRMVQSIRRMVAKLDRSSGETAWSAYETTHSYDDASLAEKQGFVERHVRGKRWRMVYDLGSNTGTFARLCSGHADHVVAVDEDELAIDTLYRRLKAERPGNITPLVMPLNNVSPDQGWRGRERKSFDSRGKPDLILCLALIHHMVVSANIPMQDFLQWIRNFDAAVVLEFVGPEDEMTLRLTKNKKEAHPDYTQDQFESIAASMFDIADAAALKQGRRQIYLLQPKPAPVPSPSAA